In a single window of the Streptacidiphilus sp. P02-A3a genome:
- a CDS encoding metal ABC transporter permease encodes MSVWSQDFFHNALLAGTFIALASGLVGYFLVLRAQVFTGDALSHVAFTGAMAALAAGWDLRLGLFVGCVGAGLLLAGIGRRGRADDVVIGSAFAWILGLGSFFLTLYTTSRSGSDVGNAGTSVLFGSIFGLSGGQTLVAVLVAVGITGAVLLIARPLLFATLDEAVAAARGVPVKLLGLGFLALVGACAGEATQAVGSLLLLGLLAAPAGAALRLTHRPYLGLALSAGLAVAEMWVGLGLSAVVTSLPPSFSIMAAATAVYAVAWAVSGRTRKSGAALAR; translated from the coding sequence GTGAGCGTCTGGAGCCAGGACTTCTTCCACAACGCGCTGCTCGCCGGGACGTTCATCGCCCTCGCCTCGGGCCTGGTCGGCTACTTCCTGGTGCTGCGGGCCCAGGTGTTCACCGGCGACGCGCTCAGCCACGTCGCCTTCACCGGCGCCATGGCTGCCCTCGCGGCCGGGTGGGACCTGCGCCTGGGCCTGTTCGTCGGCTGCGTCGGGGCCGGTCTGCTGCTGGCCGGGATCGGCCGCCGGGGGCGCGCGGACGACGTGGTGATCGGCAGCGCCTTCGCCTGGATCCTCGGCCTGGGCTCGTTCTTCCTGACCCTGTACACCACCTCGCGCAGCGGCTCCGATGTCGGCAACGCCGGTACCAGCGTGCTGTTCGGCTCGATCTTCGGCCTGAGTGGCGGGCAGACCCTGGTCGCGGTGCTGGTGGCGGTCGGGATCACCGGGGCGGTGCTGCTGATCGCCCGCCCGCTGCTGTTCGCGACGCTGGACGAGGCGGTGGCGGCGGCGCGCGGGGTGCCGGTGAAGCTGCTGGGGCTCGGGTTCCTGGCACTGGTCGGCGCCTGCGCGGGGGAGGCCACCCAGGCCGTCGGCTCGCTGCTGCTGCTCGGCCTGCTCGCGGCCCCGGCCGGCGCGGCCCTGCGGCTGACCCACCGCCCTTACCTGGGGCTGGCGTTGTCGGCCGGGCTGGCCGTGGCCGAGATGTGGGTGGGGCTCGGGCTGAGCGCGGTGGTGACCAGTCTGCCGCCCAGTTTCTCGATCATGGCGGCGGCGACCGCCGTCTACGCGGTGGCCTGGGCCGTCTCCGGACGCACCCGCAAGAGTGGTGCGGCGCTGGCTCGTTGA
- a CDS encoding metal ABC transporter permease, which produces MVVDFSWNLVADFQQMWSFPFMVNAFRAGAVVALVAGAIGWFMVLRRQSFAGHTLGVVAFPGASFATLAGISTGFGYFGFCLAAALVIALLRREGRDAGAEESAATGVVQTFLLACGFLFIALYKGLLSGPEAILFGSFLGITTGQVLLLALVGLAVLAVLAVIGRPLLFASVDPQVAAARGVPVRALSIVFLLLLGAATAEAAQITGSLLVFALLVLPAATAQVLTARPGLSLLLTLLIGFATTWAGLVAAWYWPYPLGFFVTTFAFGGYLLAHALVKVAARTGRRALA; this is translated from the coding sequence GTGGTGGTGGACTTCAGCTGGAACCTGGTCGCCGACTTCCAGCAGATGTGGTCGTTCCCGTTCATGGTGAACGCGTTCCGGGCGGGCGCCGTGGTGGCGCTGGTGGCCGGAGCGATCGGCTGGTTCATGGTGCTGCGCCGGCAGTCCTTCGCGGGCCACACGCTGGGCGTGGTGGCCTTCCCCGGCGCCTCCTTCGCGACCCTCGCCGGGATCAGCACCGGCTTCGGCTACTTCGGCTTCTGCCTGGCCGCGGCACTGGTGATCGCGCTGCTGCGGCGCGAGGGCCGGGACGCCGGGGCGGAGGAGTCGGCGGCCACCGGCGTCGTCCAGACCTTCCTGCTGGCCTGCGGCTTCCTGTTCATCGCGCTCTACAAGGGCCTGCTGAGCGGTCCCGAGGCGATCCTCTTCGGCAGCTTCCTGGGCATCACCACCGGTCAGGTGCTGCTGCTGGCGCTGGTCGGACTGGCGGTGCTGGCGGTACTGGCGGTGATCGGCCGCCCGCTGCTGTTCGCCTCGGTGGACCCGCAGGTGGCGGCGGCGCGCGGGGTGCCGGTGCGCGCGCTGTCGATCGTCTTCCTGCTGCTGCTGGGCGCGGCCACCGCGGAGGCCGCGCAGATCACCGGCTCGCTGCTGGTGTTCGCGCTGCTGGTGCTGCCCGCGGCGACCGCGCAGGTGCTCACCGCGCGCCCGGGGCTGAGCCTGCTGCTCACCCTGCTGATCGGCTTCGCCACCACCTGGGCGGGGCTGGTCGCGGCCTGGTACTGGCCCTACCCGCTGGGCTTCTTCGTGACCACGTTCGCCTTCGGCGGCTACCTGCTGGCGCACGCGCTGGTCAAGGTCGCGGCCCGGACCGGCAGGAGGGCCCTCGCGTGA
- a CDS encoding metal ABC transporter ATP-binding protein, translating into MTISQPVGLEAPAPATPVLELRGAAVRVGGRTLWSGVDLTVHAGEFVAVLGPNGVGKSTLIKVLLGLLPAAEGEARVLGLRPGQGGDRVGYLPQRRSFGTGLRIRGTDLVRLGLEGNRWGVPLPGSRRRREQTRRIDEVVELVGASGYAHRPIGECSGGEQQRLLIAQALVRRPSVLLLDEPLDSLDLPNQSAVAGLIGRICHQEGVAVVMVAHDVNPILHHLDRVVYIAEGAAVSGTPQQVVTSETLSRLYRTPVEVLRTSDGRLVVVGHPEA; encoded by the coding sequence GTGACCATCAGCCAACCGGTGGGCCTGGAGGCCCCCGCCCCCGCCACCCCCGTGCTGGAGCTGCGCGGCGCGGCCGTGCGGGTCGGCGGCCGGACGCTCTGGTCCGGCGTCGACCTGACCGTGCACGCGGGCGAGTTCGTCGCCGTGCTGGGCCCCAACGGCGTGGGCAAGTCCACGCTGATCAAGGTGCTGCTGGGGCTGCTGCCCGCGGCCGAGGGGGAGGCCCGGGTGCTCGGCCTGCGGCCGGGGCAGGGCGGCGACCGGGTCGGCTACCTGCCGCAGCGGCGCAGCTTCGGCACCGGGCTGCGGATCCGCGGCACCGACCTGGTCCGGCTCGGCCTGGAGGGCAACCGCTGGGGGGTGCCGCTGCCCGGCAGCCGCCGCCGCAGGGAGCAGACCCGGCGGATCGACGAGGTGGTCGAGCTGGTCGGCGCGAGCGGCTACGCGCACCGGCCGATCGGCGAGTGCTCCGGCGGTGAGCAGCAGCGGCTGCTGATCGCGCAAGCACTGGTGCGCCGCCCGTCGGTGCTGCTGCTGGACGAGCCGCTGGACAGCCTGGACCTGCCCAACCAGAGCGCGGTGGCCGGGCTGATCGGCCGGATCTGCCACCAGGAGGGCGTCGCCGTGGTGATGGTGGCGCACGACGTCAACCCGATCCTGCACCACCTGGACCGGGTGGTGTACATCGCCGAGGGCGCCGCCGTCTCCGGGACCCCGCAGCAGGTGGTCACCTCGGAGACGCTGAGCCGCCTGTACCGGACGCCGGTCGAGGTGCTGCGCACCAGCGACGGCCGACTGGTCGTCGTCGGCCACCCGGAGGCCTGA
- a CDS encoding metal ABC transporter solute-binding protein, Zn/Mn family, which produces MVPTPSRRARPVGAVALVLAVLALTGACSTATGSTAGTDGGRVVQVVAAENFWGSIAAQLGGSHARVTSIISNPDTDPHSYEPTTSDARTLTTAQLAIVNGIGYDGWADKLLATNADSGRTELNVGDLVGVAPGGNPHRWYSPDDVRRVIARMTADYQKLDPADAEYFDQRESVFETRTLAPYNQLIASIRAGYAGTPIGASESIVTPLAEGLGLKMITPESFLDAMSEGSDPTAADKSLIDQQIRDKQIRIYVYNTQNSTPDVTAQVRLARQEGIPVATVTETLSPAGDTFQQWQVSELQGIEAALKAAKAGDAK; this is translated from the coding sequence ATGGTCCCCACCCCGTCCCGCCGCGCCCGCCCGGTCGGCGCCGTCGCCCTGGTCCTCGCGGTCCTCGCGCTGACCGGCGCCTGCTCGACGGCGACGGGTAGCACCGCGGGCACCGACGGCGGCCGGGTGGTGCAGGTGGTGGCCGCGGAGAACTTCTGGGGCAGCATCGCCGCCCAACTCGGCGGCAGCCACGCCCGGGTGACCAGCATCATCAGCAACCCGGACACCGACCCGCACTCCTACGAGCCGACCACCTCCGACGCCCGCACGCTGACCACCGCGCAGCTGGCGATCGTCAACGGCATCGGCTACGACGGCTGGGCCGACAAGCTGCTGGCGACCAACGCCGACAGCGGGCGCACCGAGCTGAACGTCGGCGACCTGGTCGGCGTCGCGCCCGGCGGCAACCCGCACCGCTGGTACTCCCCGGACGACGTGCGCCGGGTGATCGCGCGGATGACCGCCGACTACCAGAAGCTGGACCCGGCCGACGCCGAGTACTTCGACCAGCGCGAGAGCGTCTTCGAGACGCGGACGCTGGCCCCGTACAACCAGCTGATCGCCTCGATCCGGGCGGGCTACGCGGGCACGCCGATCGGCGCGTCGGAGTCCATCGTCACCCCGCTCGCCGAGGGGCTCGGGCTGAAGATGATCACCCCGGAGAGCTTCCTGGACGCGATGAGCGAGGGCAGCGACCCCACCGCCGCCGACAAGTCCCTGATCGACCAGCAGATCCGGGACAAGCAGATCAGGATCTACGTCTACAACACCCAGAACTCCACCCCGGACGTCACCGCCCAGGTGCGGCTGGCCAGGCAGGAGGGGATCCCGGTGGCCACCGTCACCGAGACCCTCAGCCCGGCCGGGGACACCTTCCAGCAGTGGCAGGTAAGCGAGTTGCAGGGGATCGAGGCGGCGCTCAAGGCGGCGAAGGCAGGAGACGCGAAGTGA
- a CDS encoding globin domain-containing protein: MRFSARPFRPQHKSQETRPRRPAAPPGRPLPDQPTANLTAPAPPPLAAHEIALLRASVELVGPLAGELTVYFYAILFARYPQVRDLFPAEMDVQRDRLLRGLLRIVELVDDPDNLVRFCARLGRDHRKFGALNGHYPAVGACLLDSLARYAGPAWSPELASIWTRAYTLVAEVMSAAADEDALLGPAVRQAEIIHHVQRGHGIAEVTVRPESPYPYLAGQYASMETPWQPRAWRYYSPAHAPRADATLTFHIRAVPGGRVSVPLVHQAVVGDVVRLGPAQGDMVLDPDTSRDLVCVAGGTGLAPIQALIEQAARGGEQRFADVFIGARTADELYGLDTMLRMSQRHHWLSVRAAVSNERIPGLEGTLPEILRDFGPWYRHDAFLSGPVEMVTQASYTLQRQGVSPARIHHDPFDVPVLEAALLPRRVEAEARQL; this comes from the coding sequence GTGAGGTTCTCGGCCCGTCCCTTCCGCCCTCAGCACAAGAGTCAGGAGACCCGCCCGAGGCGGCCCGCCGCCCCGCCCGGCAGACCGTTACCGGACCAGCCCACCGCGAACCTCACCGCCCCGGCGCCCCCGCCGCTGGCCGCCCACGAGATCGCCCTGCTGCGGGCCAGCGTGGAACTGGTCGGGCCGCTGGCCGGGGAGCTCACGGTCTACTTCTACGCCATCCTGTTCGCCCGGTACCCGCAGGTTCGCGACCTGTTCCCGGCCGAGATGGACGTGCAGCGGGACCGGCTGCTCCGGGGGCTGCTGCGGATCGTCGAGCTGGTCGACGACCCGGACAACCTGGTCCGGTTCTGTGCCCGACTGGGCCGTGACCACCGCAAGTTCGGCGCGCTGAACGGGCACTACCCGGCCGTGGGCGCGTGCCTGCTGGACTCGCTGGCCCGCTACGCGGGCCCGGCCTGGAGCCCGGAGCTGGCCTCCATCTGGACCCGCGCCTACACCCTGGTGGCCGAGGTGATGTCCGCGGCCGCCGACGAGGACGCGCTGCTCGGGCCCGCCGTGCGGCAGGCCGAGATCATCCACCACGTCCAGCGGGGACACGGCATCGCCGAGGTCACCGTGCGTCCGGAGAGCCCCTACCCGTACCTGGCCGGCCAGTACGCCAGCATGGAGACGCCGTGGCAGCCCAGGGCCTGGCGCTACTACTCGCCCGCGCACGCCCCGCGCGCCGACGCCACCCTCACCTTCCACATCCGCGCCGTCCCCGGCGGCCGGGTCAGCGTCCCGCTGGTCCACCAGGCCGTGGTCGGTGACGTGGTCAGGCTGGGCCCGGCCCAGGGCGACATGGTGCTGGACCCCGACACCAGCCGCGACCTGGTCTGCGTCGCCGGGGGGACCGGCCTGGCGCCGATCCAGGCGCTGATCGAGCAGGCCGCGCGCGGCGGCGAGCAGCGCTTCGCCGACGTGTTCATCGGGGCCCGCACCGCGGACGAGCTGTACGGGCTGGACACCATGCTCCGGATGTCCCAGCGCCACCACTGGCTGTCGGTCCGCGCGGCCGTGTCGAACGAGCGGATCCCCGGCCTCGAAGGCACCCTCCCGGAGATCCTGCGGGACTTCGGCCCCTGGTACCGGCACGACGCGTTCCTGTCCGGCCCGGTGGAGATGGTCACCCAGGCCTCGTACACCCTCCAGCGCCAGGGCGTGTCCCCGGCGCGCATCCACCACGACCCTTTCGACGTCCCCGTGCTGGAGGCAGCGCTGCTGCCCCGACGGGTCGAAGCGGAGGCCCGGCAACTGTGA
- a CDS encoding nitric oxide synthase oxygenase encodes MTARDQDRRPAPHGVRLPQQQPDDAPVSLFHRARPASGNRRPPEHAHLLAEADSFVRQFAEENPGSGDPTRRLREVQASIEAHGSYEHTPEELVFGARMAWRNAARCIGRLYWNNLTVRDLRHLSHPDDIAQQSVEHLRLATNGGRIRPVISVFAADQRRRPAPRLLNEQLVRYADDPRSAPRTALARQLGWQGGREEFDVLPLLVQSAPDRAPEYYELPDDAVLQVPLTHPRHPGFAELGLRWYAVPAVSDMTLEIGGISYPAAPFNGWYLGTEIGSRNLGDTDRYHMLPAVAKLFELDTSSDRTLWQDRALVELNLAVLHSFEAAGVTMADHHTESARFLTHVDRERRHGRSVPADWSWIVPPLSGSATAVFHQYYELPDDRRRPAFLHRPTPWSTGRPPSQPFHPATCPVPRTP; translated from the coding sequence GTGACAGCCCGCGACCAGGACAGGCGCCCCGCCCCGCACGGCGTCCGCCTTCCGCAGCAGCAGCCGGACGACGCCCCGGTGTCGCTGTTCCACCGCGCCCGCCCCGCCTCCGGCAACCGGCGGCCGCCCGAGCACGCGCACCTGCTGGCCGAGGCCGACTCCTTCGTCCGCCAGTTCGCCGAGGAGAACCCCGGCTCCGGCGACCCCACCCGGCGGCTGCGCGAGGTGCAGGCCTCGATCGAGGCGCACGGCAGCTACGAGCACACCCCCGAGGAACTGGTCTTCGGCGCGCGGATGGCCTGGCGCAACGCCGCCCGCTGCATCGGCAGGCTGTACTGGAACAACCTGACGGTGCGCGACCTGCGGCACCTGAGCCACCCCGACGACATCGCCCAGCAGAGCGTCGAGCACCTGCGGCTGGCCACCAACGGCGGCCGGATCAGGCCGGTCATCAGCGTCTTCGCCGCCGACCAGCGCCGACGTCCGGCGCCCCGCCTGCTCAACGAACAGCTGGTGCGCTACGCGGACGACCCGCGCAGCGCGCCCCGGACCGCGCTGGCCCGGCAACTCGGCTGGCAGGGCGGCCGGGAGGAGTTCGACGTGCTGCCGCTGCTGGTGCAGTCCGCGCCGGACCGCGCGCCGGAGTACTACGAGCTGCCCGACGACGCGGTGCTCCAGGTCCCGCTCACCCACCCCCGGCACCCCGGCTTCGCCGAGCTGGGCCTGCGCTGGTACGCCGTCCCGGCGGTGTCGGACATGACCCTGGAGATCGGCGGCATCAGCTATCCCGCGGCCCCCTTCAACGGCTGGTACCTGGGCACCGAGATCGGCTCGCGCAACCTCGGCGACACCGACCGCTACCACATGCTGCCGGCGGTGGCGAAGCTGTTCGAGCTGGACACCAGCAGCGACCGGACCCTGTGGCAGGACCGCGCCCTGGTGGAACTCAACCTGGCGGTGCTGCACTCCTTCGAGGCCGCCGGGGTGACCATGGCCGACCACCACACCGAGTCGGCCCGCTTCCTCACCCACGTCGACCGCGAACGGCGCCACGGCCGCTCGGTGCCCGCCGACTGGAGCTGGATCGTGCCCCCGCTGTCGGGCTCGGCGACAGCCGTGTTCCACCAGTACTACGAACTACCCGACGACCGCCGACGCCCCGCCTTCCTGCACCGGCCCACCCCCTGGTCCACCGGCCGACCCCCGTCCCAGCCGTTCCACCCGGCCACCTGCCCGGTCCCCCGGACGCCGTAG
- a CDS encoding Pycsar system effector family protein, whose translation MTSPETSHVVTLARALVAETREEMVKADQKAGAVLSALIAALAALIAATSTGAVTPHRLGPFAATLFWAGCAAWVPALILLGLAVAPNTGTPQDRRAHYFGDTAMIPSVLALAEVVRMTDPLDRDLNQLAVLSRLTWAKYRHIRQGMSWSAVFLVLTSLGILLGPLG comes from the coding sequence GTGACTTCCCCCGAAACCAGCCACGTGGTCACGTTGGCCCGGGCACTGGTCGCCGAGACCCGGGAGGAGATGGTCAAGGCGGACCAGAAGGCCGGTGCCGTGCTGTCGGCGCTGATCGCGGCGCTGGCCGCGCTGATCGCCGCGACCAGTACCGGCGCGGTGACGCCGCACCGCCTCGGCCCGTTCGCGGCGACCCTCTTCTGGGCCGGCTGCGCCGCCTGGGTCCCGGCGCTGATCCTGCTCGGGCTGGCGGTGGCACCCAACACCGGCACCCCGCAGGACCGACGGGCGCACTACTTCGGCGACACGGCGATGATCCCGTCGGTACTGGCCCTGGCCGAGGTCGTGCGCATGACCGACCCGCTGGACCGCGACCTGAACCAGCTGGCGGTCCTCTCCCGGCTGACCTGGGCCAAGTACCGCCACATCCGCCAGGGCATGTCCTGGTCGGCGGTGTTCCTGGTGCTGACCTCGCTCGGCATCCTGCTCGGCCCGCTCGGCTGA
- a CDS encoding DUF4407 domain-containing protein yields MTETRRLPDGFGRPTEPSHPRGLDLGRRLRGLTGVDEDLLEIIWHERSRHTALGAVMLGTSAIAAFSMWNFVNEALGRPSWVALLPALLWGVFVLHLDRWLVAPQPLLRRRVAPVVTRILVSLLIGAVVAEPLVLRIFETSIVEQVESQRYAALHTLSSDLVRCNPAPGQVVAGCGELTLSIDANAPTQQSELAEVQQSASALRQQVNQEQNRLDTINGQVLSECAKEIPIAGTGTWTRSSECVRLRSVAQAYSGDHDIQQDSSRLSAMNRTISSLEGSVADSRSDFLATRTALINKQVAQLRSTQGSIGVLDRMSALDRLAGGNVVLFVGVWLIRLLFVVIDVLPVLVKFLSGETTYERLLTERSSSAVLIFKELLRTDERKAMARMEVERADAEQRTRERKAEFDAARREHVAAMNIRVSQAVNKLEAELTRVGSVG; encoded by the coding sequence TTGACTGAGACGCGCCGCCTGCCGGACGGCTTCGGCAGGCCGACCGAGCCGTCCCACCCGCGCGGACTCGACCTCGGCCGCCGACTGCGCGGTCTGACCGGTGTGGACGAGGACCTGCTGGAGATCATCTGGCACGAGCGCAGCCGCCACACCGCACTGGGCGCGGTCATGCTCGGCACCTCCGCCATCGCCGCGTTCTCGATGTGGAACTTCGTCAACGAGGCTCTGGGCAGGCCGTCCTGGGTGGCTCTGCTGCCCGCCCTGCTGTGGGGCGTCTTCGTGCTGCACCTGGACCGCTGGCTGGTCGCCCCGCAGCCACTGCTCCGGCGCCGGGTGGCGCCGGTGGTGACCAGGATCCTGGTGTCGCTGCTGATCGGCGCGGTGGTCGCGGAGCCGCTGGTGCTCCGGATCTTCGAGACCTCGATAGTCGAGCAGGTGGAGTCCCAGCGGTACGCCGCACTGCACACGCTGAGCAGTGACCTGGTGCGCTGCAACCCGGCCCCCGGTCAGGTGGTCGCGGGTTGCGGGGAGCTCACCCTGAGCATCGACGCGAACGCGCCGACGCAGCAGAGCGAGCTGGCGGAGGTGCAGCAGAGCGCCTCGGCGCTGCGGCAGCAGGTGAACCAGGAGCAGAACCGGCTCGACACGATCAACGGCCAGGTGCTGAGTGAGTGCGCCAAGGAGATCCCCATCGCCGGTACCGGCACCTGGACCCGCTCCTCGGAGTGCGTCCGCCTGCGCTCGGTCGCGCAGGCCTACAGCGGCGATCACGACATCCAGCAGGACAGCAGCAGGCTGAGCGCCATGAACAGGACGATCTCCTCCCTTGAGGGCTCCGTCGCCGACTCCCGGAGCGACTTCCTGGCCACCCGCACCGCGCTGATCAACAAGCAGGTGGCGCAACTGCGGTCCACCCAGGGCAGCATCGGGGTGTTGGACCGGATGAGCGCGCTGGACCGGCTGGCCGGCGGCAACGTCGTGCTGTTCGTCGGTGTCTGGCTGATCCGGCTGCTGTTCGTCGTCATCGACGTACTGCCGGTGCTGGTGAAGTTCCTCAGCGGGGAGACCACCTACGAGCGGCTGCTGACGGAGCGGAGCAGCAGCGCGGTCCTGATCTTCAAGGAGCTGCTGCGCACCGACGAGCGGAAGGCGATGGCCCGGATGGAGGTCGAGCGGGCCGACGCCGAGCAGCGGACGCGGGAACGCAAGGCGGAGTTCGACGCCGCCCGGCGGGAGCACGTGGCCGCCATGAACATCCGGGTCAGCCAGGCCGTCAACAAGCTGGAGGCGGAGCTGACCCGGGTCGGCTCCGTCGGCTGA